The following proteins are encoded in a genomic region of Spirosoma sp. SC4-14:
- a CDS encoding FAD-dependent monooxygenase, giving the protein MKTFLQTDVLIIGAGPTGLSLAAQLIRFGIDFILVDGKESVTELSKAMVVHARTLEIFDQLGLAQKAVYDGAPVQKGTFLHKGEVSAQLDFSDIGGQLSPFPFILVFEQCKTEHLLYDYLQQNEKEVRWQTELQQLTQEPDRVLAELESKNGEPITISARYVVGCDGAGSLTRHLAGLGFEGSTDPRLFYVADVDMDFGLSHHADEQASFFATFGEHAFVLLFPMAGHRHWRLIGNLPEYDEKPDTDIPYNEIETKVKTLVKRPLEISNVRWFSTYKVHTRRAERFSAGRCFLAGDAAHIHTPAGGQGMNTGIQDAYNLAWKLAFVVTGQAAPALLETYNEERLANAQHLLKTTDQFFEIATADNWYTRFFRDSIFPELAGLATRFDVTREFIFPTISMIAINYRENSLSDNQTANRLAIKAGDRMPYFRIEGTSLYEKLKAPLFHLLIFSDGQNPFKELQEAILSRYATLIDINIIPLYPSVVAIFDTQKPFLVLLRPDNYIGLITTELSSERIFNYLIETMKIQSNR; this is encoded by the coding sequence ATGAAAACATTCCTTCAAACTGATGTACTGATTATAGGCGCTGGGCCAACCGGTCTATCGCTTGCCGCCCAACTGATTCGGTTTGGTATCGATTTTATACTTGTCGATGGCAAAGAGTCCGTCACTGAATTGTCGAAAGCGATGGTGGTTCACGCCCGTACGCTGGAAATTTTCGATCAGTTGGGCCTAGCCCAAAAAGCCGTTTACGACGGTGCTCCGGTTCAAAAAGGCACATTTCTACATAAAGGGGAAGTAAGTGCTCAGCTCGACTTTTCGGATATTGGTGGCCAGCTCAGCCCTTTTCCATTCATACTGGTCTTCGAGCAATGTAAAACCGAACACCTATTATATGATTATCTGCAACAAAACGAAAAAGAGGTTCGCTGGCAAACCGAACTTCAACAACTGACGCAAGAGCCCGACCGCGTATTAGCCGAATTGGAGAGCAAAAATGGAGAACCCATAACCATTAGCGCCCGCTATGTTGTTGGATGCGATGGCGCTGGTAGTCTCACCCGACACCTGGCCGGTCTTGGCTTTGAAGGCTCAACTGATCCGCGCTTATTCTATGTGGCCGATGTCGATATGGATTTCGGGCTAAGCCACCACGCAGATGAACAGGCTAGTTTTTTTGCTACGTTTGGCGAACACGCGTTTGTGTTACTGTTTCCGATGGCAGGTCATCGCCACTGGCGGCTCATTGGAAACCTTCCGGAATACGACGAAAAACCAGACACAGACATTCCCTATAACGAAATTGAAACAAAGGTTAAAACACTGGTGAAGCGCCCACTGGAAATCAGTAACGTACGCTGGTTTTCGACCTACAAAGTACATACGCGTCGTGCGGAGCGTTTTTCGGCAGGGCGTTGTTTTCTGGCGGGCGACGCAGCACACATTCACACGCCTGCGGGCGGACAGGGTATGAATACCGGTATTCAGGACGCCTATAATCTGGCCTGGAAACTAGCCTTTGTAGTAACTGGACAGGCAGCGCCCGCTCTCCTTGAAACCTACAACGAAGAACGACTGGCCAACGCCCAACATCTGCTGAAAACTACGGACCAGTTCTTTGAAATTGCTACAGCCGACAATTGGTATACCCGGTTTTTCAGAGATTCTATTTTCCCCGAGCTGGCGGGTCTGGCTACCCGTTTTGACGTAACCCGCGAATTCATTTTCCCAACGATTTCCATGATTGCCATCAATTACCGGGAAAATTCACTGAGTGACAATCAAACCGCCAATCGGCTGGCTATAAAAGCGGGAGACCGAATGCCATATTTTCGGATAGAAGGAACCAGTCTTTATGAAAAATTAAAGGCTCCCCTATTTCACCTACTTATCTTCTCTGATGGCCAGAACCCATTTAAGGAGCTTCAGGAGGCTATTCTTTCCCGATATGCCACATTAATTGACATTAACATCATTCCGCTCTATCCGTCGGTAGTTGCCATTTTCGATACCCAAAAACCCTTTTTGGTGCTGCTGCGCCCAGACAACTACATTGGGCTCATTACAACCGAGTTATCGTCGGAGCGAATTTTCAACTACCTGATCGAAACGATGAAAATCCAGAGCAATCGCTAA
- a CDS encoding DUF4105 domain-containing protein translates to MKTTMTSKAGGLGQGAWGWLWLQVCGLILLANNSFAQYTPPIPQLSPASQVSLITYGPGDDDISSAFGHTEIRIVDPAIGLDRDYSYGGFDYRADYFILKFLRGTLPYFLSVHNLYQVMYYYQQTNRSIREQKLALSLNQRQQLFTALEKNYLPQNREYRYKFYYDNCATRPRDMIVEACSDSLFIPSRSRMTGKSYRDWMNDYLNERPWYQLGMNLAIGWPANEPTDGWRAMYLPNQVHDQFAKATIKLANGQVVPFVQGEQTLFAAQNVFRQQVPIFLDPDVVFTILGVLIAIFTIRRYKIAGKVDRWLDRLLFGVAGFLGWFLLILWMIRDDGVTGWNPTLLYLMPLHLPLIYWATGRNATARRRTIYFATTALLIILGIFLSNIPGGFDVIFPLTLLIRCVANIQIVRKGYQLPARVA, encoded by the coding sequence ATGAAGACGACGATGACGAGTAAGGCAGGGGGCTTAGGGCAGGGGGCCTGGGGATGGCTCTGGTTGCAGGTATGTGGTCTGATTCTGTTAGCAAACAATTCGTTTGCTCAATATACGCCACCCATTCCTCAATTATCGCCCGCGTCGCAGGTTAGTTTGATCACCTATGGCCCTGGCGACGACGATATATCATCTGCATTCGGGCATACCGAAATTCGTATTGTTGACCCCGCAATCGGTCTCGATCGCGATTATAGTTACGGCGGATTCGACTACAGGGCCGACTATTTTATCCTTAAATTTTTGCGGGGAACACTGCCCTACTTTTTGTCGGTTCACAATTTGTATCAGGTAATGTACTATTACCAGCAGACAAACCGTAGCATACGGGAACAAAAGTTAGCCCTTTCGCTCAATCAACGGCAACAACTGTTTACGGCGCTGGAAAAGAATTATCTGCCCCAAAACCGTGAGTACCGATATAAATTCTATTACGATAACTGCGCAACCCGGCCCCGCGATATGATTGTTGAAGCCTGTAGCGATAGTCTTTTCATTCCATCGCGTTCGCGCATGACCGGTAAGTCGTACCGGGATTGGATGAATGACTATTTAAATGAGCGGCCCTGGTATCAATTGGGGATGAATCTGGCCATTGGCTGGCCGGCTAATGAGCCGACGGATGGCTGGCGGGCTATGTATCTGCCCAATCAGGTACATGATCAATTTGCTAAAGCTACTATAAAGCTGGCCAATGGGCAGGTTGTGCCTTTTGTACAGGGTGAGCAAACCTTATTTGCCGCCCAGAATGTTTTTCGTCAGCAGGTTCCTATCTTTCTCGATCCTGATGTTGTATTTACTATCCTGGGGGTATTAATTGCCATTTTTACCATCCGACGATACAAAATAGCTGGTAAGGTGGATCGTTGGCTGGATCGGTTATTGTTTGGTGTCGCCGGGTTTCTGGGATGGTTTTTACTCATTCTGTGGATGATACGGGATGATGGCGTTACGGGTTGGAACCCTACCTTATTGTATCTCATGCCACTCCACTTGCCGCTCATCTATTGGGCAACAGGCAGGAATGCAACCGCCCGCCGACGGACGATCTATTTCGCAACGACAGCCCTACTGATTATTTTAGGGATCTTTCTGTCGAATATTCCGGGGGGATTCGACGTGATATTTCCGCTAACGCTGCTCATTCGTTGCGTGGCCAATATTCAGATTGTCCGGAAAGGGTATCAGCTCCCGGCGCGGGTGGCCTGA
- the rsmI gene encoding 16S rRNA (cytidine(1402)-2'-O)-methyltransferase has translation MKLYLVPTPIGNLDDITLRAIKVLQSVDAILAEDTRTSGVLLRHLTISKPLHSYHIFNEHQTVQRLVNQLKEGKTLALVSDAGTPGISDPGFLLVRECIKNEIPVECLPGPTAFVPALVNSGLPNDRFTFEGFLPHKKGRQTRLSELAGEERTMVFYESPHRLLKTLQQFADLFGSDRPASVSRELTKMFEETQRGSLSELIAYFAQKTIKGEIVICVQGRKGGKGKDAGKAFENEDDDDE, from the coding sequence ATGAAACTGTACCTCGTGCCGACACCCATCGGCAACCTCGACGACATCACCCTGCGCGCCATTAAAGTGTTGCAAAGCGTCGATGCGATTCTGGCCGAAGATACCCGTACGTCGGGTGTGCTGCTTCGGCACCTGACCATCAGCAAACCGCTCCATAGCTACCATATTTTCAACGAGCATCAAACCGTTCAGCGATTGGTTAACCAGCTCAAGGAGGGTAAAACCCTGGCCTTAGTGTCTGATGCGGGAACGCCCGGAATCTCGGACCCCGGTTTTTTGCTGGTTCGCGAATGTATCAAAAATGAAATTCCAGTAGAGTGTTTGCCGGGGCCTACGGCTTTTGTGCCAGCCCTTGTTAATTCGGGGCTACCCAACGATCGATTTACCTTCGAGGGGTTTTTGCCGCACAAAAAAGGGCGTCAGACCCGGCTTTCTGAACTGGCTGGCGAAGAGCGAACGATGGTTTTCTACGAATCGCCCCACCGATTACTGAAAACACTGCAACAGTTTGCCGATCTCTTCGGATCGGATCGGCCCGCCAGCGTTTCGCGCGAGTTAACAAAGATGTTTGAAGAAACACAGCGCGGTTCGTTGTCCGAACTAATTGCGTATTTTGCCCAAAAAACGATAAAAGGTGAGATTGTTATTTGCGTTCAGGGCCGCAAAGGCGGAAAAGGAAAAGATGCGGGGAAGGCTTTTGAAAATGAAGACGACGATGACGAGTAA
- a CDS encoding cellulase family glycosylhydrolase — MKTVRVRAFVRFCSLFLLASLSVQIALAQRWTARQANDWYKKQPFLVGANFIPSTAINQLEMWQAETFDPATIDRELGYAERIGMNIMRVFLHNLVWEQDAEGFRKRIDQFLQIADKHHIKIMFVLFDSCWNDDPKLGTQPAPIPGKHNSGWVRGPGTKRMFDSRTWSGLEQYTKGVLTAFGKDNRVLVWDLFNEPSNNGYNDAVMPLLTKTFAWAQSVRPSQPITAGWWNDHPLSNELMLSQSDIITFHNYAEAPKLEAQILELRKLGRPLICTEYMARTRNSTFETCLPVFKQYNVGAINWGLVKGKTNTIYAWDAPMPSGEEPRVWFHDIFRPDGSVFDPKETAIIKKLANE, encoded by the coding sequence ATGAAAACAGTCCGCGTTCGTGCGTTCGTCCGTTTCTGTTCCCTGTTCTTGCTGGCAAGCCTGTCTGTTCAGATCGCGCTGGCTCAGCGCTGGACAGCCCGGCAGGCCAACGACTGGTATAAAAAACAGCCTTTTCTGGTCGGTGCCAATTTCATTCCCAGCACGGCCATCAATCAACTCGAAATGTGGCAGGCCGAAACATTCGATCCGGCAACAATCGACCGCGAATTAGGCTATGCCGAGCGTATCGGCATGAACATCATGCGGGTATTTCTGCATAATCTGGTCTGGGAGCAGGATGCCGAGGGCTTCAGAAAACGAATTGATCAGTTTCTGCAAATTGCCGATAAGCACCATATCAAAATCATGTTTGTGCTCTTCGACTCCTGCTGGAATGATGATCCTAAACTGGGTACACAACCCGCTCCAATTCCGGGAAAACATAATTCTGGCTGGGTGCGTGGTCCCGGCACCAAACGAATGTTCGACTCCAGAACCTGGAGTGGACTGGAACAGTATACCAAAGGTGTTCTTACCGCTTTCGGTAAAGACAATCGGGTGCTGGTCTGGGATCTGTTCAACGAACCATCCAACAACGGCTACAACGATGCGGTTATGCCTCTGTTAACGAAAACATTTGCCTGGGCGCAATCGGTTCGACCCTCGCAACCCATTACAGCAGGCTGGTGGAACGACCATCCCTTATCGAATGAGCTGATGCTCAGCCAGTCGGACATCATTACGTTTCATAACTATGCCGAAGCGCCAAAACTGGAAGCGCAGATTCTGGAACTGAGAAAGCTCGGCCGCCCACTGATCTGTACGGAATACATGGCCCGTACGCGCAACAGCACCTTCGAAACCTGTTTGCCGGTATTCAAACAATACAACGTAGGTGCCATTAACTGGGGCCTGGTGAAAGGGAAAACCAACACGATTTATGCCTGGGACGCTCCCATGCCTAGTGGTGAAGAACCCAGGGTCTGGTTTCATGATATTTTCCGGCCCGACGGGTCGGTATTCGATCCAAAGGAAACGGCGATTATTAAAAAACTAGCGAACGAGTAA
- a CDS encoding beta-L-arabinofuranosidase domain-containing protein produces MNRLFLTLTASITLIGLNAYSQPANRNTNRAPLAPQPYYELPLGAIRPDGWLRHQLTIMRDGPTGHLDDYYPKIKNDNGWLGGKGDGWEETPYWLDGAVPLAYLLDDKNLKEKVQKYIDWNLDHQRSNGFFGPLTQKELAGRPLESCADGADWWPRMVMLKVIQQYYAATGDKRVIPFMTNYFKYQYENLKNCPLNKWSEWAESRGGDNMMSVYWLYNQTGDPFLLDLADKLYKQTTNWTDLLGGRNWAIGAAVNQTGQKWMDRHAVNVGMGLKMPAEYYRGKNDKKYLTAVKTGFSDLMSLHGLPHGMFSGDEDLHGNEPTQGVELCAVVETMFSLEEIIGISGDPAYMDALERITFNALPTQTTDDYHSRQYFQIANQVQVSRGVFDFSLPFGRGMNNVFGPYAGYTCCTANMHQGWTKFATHLWYATDSGKGLAALEYAPNTVKSVVGNGTTVTIQEATNYPFDEQIKFTIQLDKTTSFPFDLRIPGWCKAATVLINGQKIRSDKGGQIIRLNRTWKNGDKVTLHLPMEVTTSNWAKNSRALERGPLVYALKVESEITEKEIREEGKYYEYQPKTPWNYGIPKAVIEDPAKNIMVSQKPVSETFVWNEANAPIELKTTGKQIPNWKLVEGVARQPVTTREGVYQGEVDNKPETITLIPYGCTKLRVVAFPVVP; encoded by the coding sequence ATGAACCGTCTTTTTCTGACACTGACCGCATCCATAACATTAATCGGCCTCAACGCATACAGCCAACCAGCCAATCGAAACACGAACCGGGCTCCTCTGGCTCCGCAGCCTTATTATGAGCTGCCGCTGGGTGCAATCAGACCCGATGGCTGGCTTCGTCACCAACTCACAATCATGCGCGATGGACCAACCGGGCATCTGGATGACTATTACCCCAAAATTAAAAATGATAACGGCTGGTTGGGTGGCAAGGGCGATGGCTGGGAAGAAACACCCTACTGGCTCGACGGAGCTGTTCCGCTGGCATATCTGCTCGATGATAAAAACCTGAAAGAAAAAGTACAGAAATATATCGACTGGAATCTCGACCATCAGCGGTCAAATGGTTTTTTTGGGCCACTCACCCAAAAAGAACTGGCTGGTCGACCGCTTGAATCCTGCGCCGACGGAGCCGACTGGTGGCCGCGTATGGTGATGCTTAAAGTGATCCAGCAATACTATGCCGCAACGGGCGACAAGCGGGTGATTCCGTTTATGACAAACTATTTCAAATACCAGTACGAAAACCTGAAAAACTGTCCACTCAACAAATGGAGTGAATGGGCCGAATCGCGCGGGGGCGACAACATGATGTCGGTTTATTGGCTCTACAACCAGACGGGTGATCCATTTCTGCTCGACCTGGCCGACAAGTTGTATAAGCAAACGACCAACTGGACCGATCTGCTGGGTGGTAGAAACTGGGCTATTGGCGCTGCCGTGAACCAGACTGGCCAGAAATGGATGGACCGTCATGCGGTGAATGTTGGAATGGGGTTAAAAATGCCAGCGGAGTATTATCGGGGTAAAAATGATAAGAAATACCTGACTGCCGTGAAAACCGGTTTTAGCGACCTGATGTCGCTACATGGTTTACCACACGGCATGTTTTCGGGCGATGAAGATCTGCACGGCAACGAACCAACCCAGGGCGTTGAACTCTGCGCTGTTGTAGAAACTATGTTTTCGCTGGAAGAAATCATTGGCATTTCGGGCGATCCGGCTTATATGGACGCACTGGAACGAATCACGTTCAATGCCCTGCCTACCCAAACCACCGACGATTATCACTCCCGACAATATTTTCAGATTGCCAATCAGGTACAGGTATCGCGTGGGGTTTTTGACTTTTCGTTACCCTTCGGACGTGGTATGAACAACGTGTTCGGGCCCTATGCGGGGTATACCTGCTGTACGGCAAATATGCACCAGGGGTGGACTAAATTTGCAACACATCTCTGGTATGCTACTGATTCAGGAAAGGGCCTTGCTGCCCTGGAATACGCACCTAACACTGTTAAGTCGGTGGTTGGCAATGGCACAACTGTGACGATTCAGGAAGCCACCAACTACCCATTCGATGAACAGATTAAGTTTACAATCCAACTCGACAAAACCACCTCGTTTCCGTTCGATCTGCGGATACCGGGCTGGTGTAAAGCAGCCACCGTATTGATCAATGGCCAGAAAATTCGTTCGGACAAAGGAGGGCAAATTATCCGTCTGAATCGAACCTGGAAAAATGGCGATAAGGTAACACTTCACTTGCCGATGGAAGTAACAACCAGTAACTGGGCCAAAAACTCCCGCGCTCTCGAACGGGGGCCACTGGTATATGCCCTGAAAGTCGAATCTGAGATTACCGAAAAAGAAATCAGGGAAGAAGGAAAATACTATGAATACCAGCCTAAAACACCCTGGAACTACGGTATTCCCAAAGCTGTAATCGAAGATCCAGCCAAAAACATAATGGTGAGCCAGAAACCCGTTTCGGAAACGTTTGTCTGGAACGAAGCCAATGCGCCTATCGAACTAAAAACGACGGGCAAACAGATTCCAAACTGGAAACTTGTAGAGGGTGTTGCCCGACAGCCTGTAACCACTCGCGAAGGTGTTTATCAGGGAGAAGTTGACAATAAACCCGAAACAATCACACTCATTCCCTATGGTTGTACTAAACTACGGGTGGTCGCTTTTCCAGTGGTACCATGA
- a CDS encoding c-type cytochrome yields the protein MKTIFKWIGIVVGILLVGLVGLLTYVKFALPNVGDAPTLQVARTPERIERGKYLANHVTVCIDCHSARDYSLFSGPIVPGSHGKGGELFNQSQGFPGSFTAKNITPFGIGNWTDGEIYRAITTGVSRDGHAFFPVMPYPYYGKMNDDDVQSIIAYLRTLPPVENKPAESKADFPFNFIINTIPKKAEPMPKPDPNDELATGKYLVTIAGCIECHTQVKQGQIIPEKAFSGGRDFKLASGTLYSSNITPDKETGIGNWTKEAFIARFKSYADSSYTAHKVGPNEFQTIMPWTMYGGMKDQDLSAIYTYLMSLQPVQNKVAEKFKPEVAIR from the coding sequence ATGAAAACGATTTTTAAATGGATTGGTATCGTTGTTGGCATTCTATTAGTAGGCCTGGTGGGTTTACTAACCTACGTTAAATTTGCATTGCCCAATGTTGGCGATGCGCCAACACTTCAGGTAGCCAGAACACCGGAACGAATTGAACGCGGAAAGTACCTTGCCAATCATGTTACGGTATGTATCGACTGCCACAGTGCCCGCGACTACAGTCTGTTTTCGGGCCCAATTGTGCCCGGATCACATGGCAAAGGAGGTGAACTTTTCAATCAGAGTCAGGGCTTCCCTGGTTCGTTCACAGCCAAAAATATTACCCCCTTTGGGATAGGCAACTGGACCGATGGTGAAATATACCGCGCCATTACAACGGGAGTTAGCCGCGATGGACACGCCTTTTTCCCGGTTATGCCCTATCCTTATTACGGTAAAATGAACGACGATGACGTTCAGAGTATCATTGCCTACCTGCGAACGCTGCCCCCCGTTGAGAATAAACCCGCCGAATCGAAAGCCGATTTCCCCTTCAACTTCATTATCAATACCATCCCGAAAAAAGCAGAACCGATGCCTAAGCCAGATCCGAATGATGAGTTGGCAACCGGCAAATATCTGGTAACAATTGCCGGATGTATTGAATGTCATACCCAGGTAAAACAAGGGCAGATTATTCCAGAAAAAGCCTTTTCTGGCGGGCGCGATTTCAAACTGGCCTCAGGAACGCTTTATTCGTCGAACATCACCCCCGACAAAGAGACAGGCATTGGCAACTGGACCAAAGAAGCCTTTATTGCCCGATTCAAATCCTATGCCGATAGCAGTTATACAGCACATAAAGTTGGCCCGAATGAATTTCAGACAATTATGCCCTGGACAATGTATGGAGGGATGAAAGACCAGGACCTCAGCGCTATTTACACCTACCTCATGTCGCTACAACCCGTTCAGAACAAAGTCGCCGAGAAATTTAAGCCCGAGGTAGCCATCCGTTAA
- a CDS encoding nuclear transport factor 2 family protein — MKTNQQIIEAIYAAFGQGNVPFILETVSEQFTWTDPCNPAIVPYGGTHIGRPGLLTFFQQLGLSTETTLWQVDEYVAGGNTVVATGKHNIRVNATGKHAENDWVMIWHFQDGALISGRSYYDTACFVNAFQPLPTMLTKQ; from the coding sequence ATGAAAACGAATCAACAAATCATTGAAGCCATTTATGCTGCCTTTGGCCAGGGGAATGTACCCTTTATTCTGGAAACTGTTTCAGAACAGTTTACCTGGACCGATCCCTGCAATCCAGCCATCGTGCCTTACGGGGGTACCCATATCGGTCGCCCTGGCCTTTTAACTTTCTTTCAGCAGTTAGGCTTAAGTACCGAAACAACGCTGTGGCAGGTCGATGAATACGTTGCCGGAGGCAACACCGTTGTGGCCACCGGGAAACACAACATACGGGTAAACGCCACCGGAAAACACGCAGAAAATGATTGGGTAATGATCTGGCATTTTCAGGATGGAGCACTAATAAGTGGGCGGTCATATTACGATACAGCCTGTTTTGTCAATGCATTCCAGCCGCTCCCTACAATGCTTACCAAGCAATAA
- a CDS encoding FAD-dependent monooxygenase: MNGTNTSKRNHALVLGASLGGLMTARALSSHFQKVTLIERDPVNRQPESRHGQPQTRHLHGLLPGGFQIMLTYFPDLRQALIDAGANVADFAENMIWYTHGGYRRRFDMHLPAVTMSRPLLEHLIRERVLALPTVELIDTSTVQHLTTTDNGQRITGVVIRQTATGLEKTITADLVVDATGRGSHSPQWLHELGYEAPKTSEVTVKVGYATRIYKRDPNDSRTNCWFLYTPNAPTEKRFGGAFPVEGNRWVISVGGWHGDSAPIDEAGFTNFVRSLPMPELFDIISNNEPLTEPYAYRFPASLRRHYESLNRFPVGYLVLGDAISSFNPTYGQGMTSACMQALALDKLLADPVDEQKLAKTFFQRVAHIIDTPWQLAVGEDFRYSETIGPKPAGVDLINKYISRVQRATLHDEVVCAAFLRVMSLLKPPTSLFHPRIFWRVMTAN; the protein is encoded by the coding sequence ATGAATGGAACAAACACATCAAAACGTAACCATGCGCTGGTACTTGGAGCCAGCCTGGGTGGCCTCATGACCGCCCGAGCGTTGAGTAGCCATTTTCAGAAAGTTACTCTCATTGAACGCGACCCGGTCAATCGTCAACCCGAATCGCGGCATGGACAACCGCAAACCCGCCATTTGCACGGGCTCTTACCGGGAGGCTTTCAGATCATGCTTACCTATTTCCCTGATCTGCGGCAAGCCTTGATTGACGCGGGAGCCAACGTCGCCGATTTTGCCGAAAACATGATCTGGTATACCCACGGCGGTTACCGTCGCCGGTTCGATATGCACCTACCCGCCGTAACCATGAGCCGCCCTCTGCTGGAACACCTCATCCGCGAGCGCGTGCTGGCCCTCCCCACTGTTGAATTGATTGACACAAGTACGGTTCAGCATCTGACAACTACCGACAACGGCCAACGTATAACGGGGGTGGTTATTCGTCAAACGGCAACGGGTCTGGAAAAAACAATAACCGCCGATCTGGTTGTTGATGCTACCGGGCGAGGATCGCATAGTCCGCAGTGGCTCCACGAATTAGGCTATGAAGCCCCAAAGACCAGCGAAGTAACTGTAAAAGTGGGGTATGCTACCCGTATCTACAAACGAGACCCCAACGATTCCCGGACGAACTGCTGGTTTTTGTATACTCCTAATGCACCTACTGAAAAACGCTTTGGGGGCGCTTTTCCCGTTGAAGGCAATCGCTGGGTCATATCCGTTGGCGGCTGGCACGGCGACAGTGCACCAATCGATGAAGCAGGCTTTACGAACTTCGTACGTAGTTTGCCTATGCCCGAATTGTTTGACATTATCAGCAACAACGAGCCACTGACCGAACCCTATGCCTATCGGTTTCCGGCAAGCCTGCGTCGCCATTACGAATCGTTGAATCGTTTTCCGGTAGGCTATCTGGTTCTGGGCGACGCCATTTCCAGTTTCAACCCTACCTATGGTCAGGGTATGACATCGGCCTGCATGCAGGCCCTTGCGCTGGACAAGTTGCTGGCCGACCCTGTCGACGAACAGAAATTGGCCAAAACATTTTTTCAGCGCGTCGCCCACATTATTGACACTCCCTGGCAACTCGCAGTAGGCGAAGATTTCAGGTACAGCGAAACGATTGGCCCTAAACCAGCCGGTGTCGATTTGATCAACAAGTATATATCCCGCGTACAACGCGCTACCCTACACGACGAAGTGGTATGCGCGGCCTTCTTACGCGTGATGAGTCTGCTCAAACCACCCACGTCGTTATTTCATCCGCGCATTTTCTGGCGGGTAATGACCGCTAATTAA
- a CDS encoding nuclear transport factor 2 family protein — MKKLISIILLAGVLAESAIAQTPEQNKRSTHEAYQALAKYDFDTFLTYIADDAVDYGQGAMPVNGKMAIATGLKGFFKAFQGYTLTVDGIAVDGNRVYVQNTFKGTQKEKLFNMIPPTGKTIEWRDVDVLEFNQQGKIAAHWAMNPNAPFDQLGYHSLTNPNTAVVMEAYYLFGKGDIAGILAGCSPDIVFDITDRVFLPNGMIYKGPAEVVNFFKTLTKSITFTRFEPYRYLADGDDVVVFINGEYKDNKTGKMSKATIVHQVKVINGKIVWLKGLTDAPKPITMATK; from the coding sequence ATGAAAAAGCTGATTTCAATTATCCTGCTGGCGGGAGTGCTGGCAGAAAGTGCTATAGCACAAACACCGGAGCAGAACAAGCGATCAACCCACGAAGCTTATCAGGCCCTCGCAAAATATGACTTCGATACCTTTCTGACCTACATTGCCGACGATGCAGTCGACTATGGTCAGGGAGCAATGCCCGTTAACGGAAAAATGGCTATTGCAACCGGACTAAAGGGTTTTTTCAAGGCCTTTCAGGGCTATACATTAACCGTTGATGGTATAGCCGTTGATGGCAACAGAGTGTATGTGCAAAATACCTTTAAGGGCACCCAGAAGGAGAAACTGTTCAATATGATTCCGCCAACGGGCAAAACCATCGAGTGGCGCGATGTTGATGTACTGGAGTTTAATCAGCAAGGTAAAATAGCGGCTCACTGGGCTATGAATCCCAATGCCCCATTCGATCAGCTAGGTTATCATTCCCTGACGAATCCGAACACGGCGGTGGTAATGGAAGCCTATTACCTGTTCGGCAAAGGCGACATCGCCGGTATCCTGGCGGGCTGCTCACCCGATATTGTTTTTGACATTACGGATCGGGTATTTCTTCCGAATGGCATGATCTACAAAGGACCAGCCGAGGTAGTCAATTTCTTTAAGACTTTAACGAAAAGCATTACGTTCACTCGGTTTGAGCCTTACCGTTACCTGGCGGATGGCGATGATGTGGTAGTTTTTATTAATGGCGAATACAAAGACAATAAAACGGGTAAGATGTCGAAAGCTACTATCGTCCATCAGGTTAAGGTCATAAACGGCAAGATTGTCTGGCTTAAAGGCCTGACCGACGCGCCAAAGCCTATTACTATGGCAACCAAATAA